A stretch of the Dyella telluris genome encodes the following:
- a CDS encoding efflux transporter outer membrane subunit: MRSFALPAAIAFSLVLAGCATSRGLHTTGTLTDPGSLKSERSLADVQLSPTAWPAQDWWVSYGDPQLTALIDEALKNNPSLDQAQARARQAQAIADGVNSARKPQANFDAAMTGAYLSKKNPIYPEYVLGKFAWSKSLTADFSWDLDLWGGKRAAWEGALGRSRAAEIEAHAARIELSVNVARAYVQLSYAFAAKDVADAEFERANRTLDVTRKLVKGGLGTPQQEHFADSQVAGAEQQKVAADRAIDAARSSLSVLLGQGPDRGLAIERPHLTDLGPAVLPDKLPVDLLGRRADLVAARWEIEAANKDVKAAKKDFLPNISVSAMAGLIAVGASTNVLSMQARQYAFGPALSLPLFDGGRRRAHLAVADAEYDAMVARYNGLLISSLNEVSDQVSALASVRQQIVLEKRSMDDAQKSWDDALKAYQGGLKGPLTPLTSRQQLLTAQQRLALLESQQNDISIRLIEALGGGFDGSNDVAQMNEAAAAAPQASGHADAARP, encoded by the coding sequence ATGCGTTCCTTTGCTCTTCCCGCCGCCATTGCATTCAGTCTTGTTCTTGCCGGCTGCGCCACCAGTCGTGGCTTGCACACCACCGGCACCCTGACCGATCCCGGCAGCCTGAAGTCCGAGCGCAGCCTTGCCGATGTGCAGCTCAGCCCCACGGCGTGGCCTGCGCAGGACTGGTGGGTGAGCTACGGCGATCCGCAGCTGACCGCTTTGATCGACGAGGCGCTGAAGAACAACCCCAGCCTTGACCAGGCGCAGGCGCGTGCGCGCCAGGCGCAGGCCATTGCGGACGGCGTCAATTCCGCGCGCAAGCCGCAGGCGAACTTCGATGCGGCCATGACCGGCGCCTATCTTTCCAAGAAGAACCCGATCTACCCCGAGTACGTGCTGGGCAAGTTCGCCTGGAGCAAGTCGCTTACCGCGGATTTCTCGTGGGATCTCGATTTGTGGGGCGGCAAGCGCGCTGCGTGGGAGGGCGCACTGGGTCGCAGCCGTGCAGCGGAGATCGAGGCCCATGCTGCGCGCATCGAGCTGTCGGTGAACGTGGCACGTGCCTATGTGCAGCTCAGCTATGCCTTCGCGGCCAAGGACGTGGCTGACGCCGAGTTCGAGCGCGCCAACCGCACGCTCGACGTCACGCGCAAGCTGGTCAAGGGCGGCCTTGGCACGCCGCAGCAGGAACATTTCGCCGATTCGCAGGTGGCCGGTGCGGAACAGCAGAAGGTGGCCGCCGATCGCGCCATCGACGCTGCGCGCAGCAGCCTGTCGGTGCTGCTGGGGCAGGGGCCGGATCGCGGCCTTGCCATCGAGCGTCCGCACCTGACCGACCTGGGCCCGGCGGTGCTTCCCGACAAGCTGCCGGTGGATCTGCTGGGTCGTCGTGCCGACCTGGTGGCGGCGCGCTGGGAGATCGAGGCTGCCAACAAGGACGTGAAGGCTGCCAAGAAGGATTTCCTGCCCAATATCAGCGTGTCGGCCATGGCGGGACTGATCGCGGTGGGCGCCAGCACCAATGTGTTGTCCATGCAGGCGCGCCAGTACGCGTTTGGCCCGGCGCTGAGCCTGCCGTTGTTCGATGGTGGCCGTCGTCGCGCGCACCTCGCTGTGGCGGACGCCGAGTACGACGCGATGGTGGCGCGATACAACGGCCTGCTGATCAGCTCGCTGAACGAGGTTTCCGACCAGGTGTCTGCGCTGGCCTCGGTGCGCCAGCAGATCGTGCTGGAGAAGCGCTCGATGGACGATGCGCAGAAGAGCTGGGACGACGCGCTCAAGGCGTATCAGGGTGGCCTGAAGGGCCCGCTCACGCCGCTCACCAGCCGCCAGCAGCTTCTCACGGCGCAGCAGCGCCTGGCATTGCTGGAGAGCCAGCAGAACGACATTTCCATCCGCCTGATCGAGGCGCTGGGCGGTGGCTTTGACGGCAGCAACGACGTTGCCCAGATGAATGAGGCAGCCGCAGCGGCGCCGCAGGCATCGGGCCATGCGGACGCCGCGCGTCCATGA
- a CDS encoding OsmC family protein, with amino-acid sequence MSKVSSASIVSTDGNYLHHIEAGHYKLDTDEPVKLGGKGAGPAPFDYYLASLAACTAITLRMYAERKGWDLGEFRAELQLDRDDDGRLHVMRTLHATGPLTDEQWNRLLEIVANTPVTKAMREGVEISSRRGDTATT; translated from the coding sequence ATGTCCAAAGTATCTTCCGCCAGCATCGTCTCGACGGACGGCAACTATCTTCATCACATCGAAGCGGGCCACTACAAGCTCGACACCGACGAACCGGTGAAGCTGGGTGGCAAGGGTGCGGGCCCGGCGCCGTTCGACTACTACCTCGCCTCGCTCGCCGCATGTACCGCCATCACCCTGCGCATGTATGCCGAGCGCAAAGGCTGGGATCTCGGCGAGTTTCGTGCGGAACTGCAGCTTGATCGTGACGATGACGGACGCCTGCATGTGATGCGCACGCTGCATGCCACGGGCCCGCTCACCGACGAACAATGGAACCGTTTGCTGGAGATCGTAGCCAACACGCCGGTGACCAAGGCCATGCGTGAAGGCGTGGAAATCAGCAGTCGGCGCGGTGATACAGCGACTACCTGA
- a CDS encoding DksA/TraR family C4-type zinc finger protein, whose translation MATGWAGDGAVQDQIDATVDDAVKRARSRLQKGPGLSHCEECDAPIPEARRQAVPGVRLCVSCQTTLDEEAAFSGYNRRGSKDSQLR comes from the coding sequence ATGGCAACGGGTTGGGCCGGCGACGGCGCCGTACAGGACCAGATCGACGCGACCGTGGACGACGCGGTGAAGCGCGCCCGCAGCCGGCTGCAGAAGGGGCCGGGGCTGAGCCATTGTGAGGAGTGCGACGCTCCGATTCCGGAGGCGCGACGCCAGGCCGTGCCCGGCGTGCGCCTTTGCGTGAGTTGCCAGACCACGCTGGACGAAGAAGCCGCCTTCAGTGGCTACAACCGTCGCGGCAGCAAGGACAGTCAGTTGCGCTGA
- a CDS encoding GNAT family N-acetyltransferase, producing MTYRLQPVDEPGAADRKAIAAPLIAYNLSKVPTLDVQPLVIALHDEHDQVVGGLWGETALDWLHVDLLAVPESMRGQDVGTALMHRAEAMARERGCVGAWLDTFAFQARGFYEKLGYTAFGEIPDHPVGGARYFLLKRF from the coding sequence ATGACTTACCGGTTGCAGCCGGTCGACGAGCCCGGTGCCGCCGATCGCAAGGCCATTGCCGCCCCGTTGATCGCCTACAACCTCAGCAAGGTACCAACGCTCGACGTCCAGCCGCTGGTGATTGCGCTGCACGACGAGCATGACCAGGTCGTCGGCGGCCTGTGGGGCGAAACGGCGCTCGATTGGCTGCATGTGGATCTGCTGGCCGTGCCGGAGTCCATGCGCGGGCAGGACGTTGGTACCGCGCTCATGCATCGCGCGGAAGCCATGGCCCGGGAGCGGGGTTGCGTGGGTGCCTGGCTCGATACATTTGCCTTCCAGGCCCGGGGTTTCTACGAGAAGCTGGGCTATACCGCTTTCGGCGAAATCCCGGATCACCCCGTGGGTGGTGCGCGTTACTTCCTTCTCAAGCGCTTCTGA